TAGCTCGTCAGCTCCGGGATGCCGGGGATCTCCAGGCGCCAGCCCTCGTCGTCCGTCAGGCGGAAGTGGAACTTGTTGATCTTGTAGTGCGAGAGCACGTCGAGCAGCTTCTTGACCGTCTCCTTGGTCTGGAAGTGGCGCGCCACGTCCAGCGCCATGCCGCGGTAGACGAAGCCCGGCGCGTCGGCGATGTGCACCACCGGCAGGGCGAGCTCCGTGCTGCGGTTGGCGATCTGCGCCGCGGCGGCGTACGCCTCCACCGGCACGAGCTGGCGGAGCGTCTGGATGCCGTAGAACACGCCCGCGGCGTCCGCGCCCTTGATGGCCACCTTGCCGTCCTTCACGTCGAGGACGTAGCCCTCCGCGTCACGAGCGCCATCCTCGTCGATGTCGAGGTTGGCGTCGATGCTCAGGGAGATCTGCTCGCTCCCGCTCGCGGCCTGCATCGAGACCGTGCCGGCGAGCACGTCGCCCAGCGCGGCCGTCAGGTAGGCGGCCTCGTTCTTCAGGTCCGAGGGGTAGCCGATGACAGTGCCGCCGCGCAGCGTCACCTGGCCCGTTCCGGTCTCGATCCGGCGCGGGGAGGGGAGGAGCCGGGCCGAGAGCTCCAGGTTCTGGAGGGATGGGTTCTCGTCATGGCGCAGCGCCGGCGTCTGGACCGGCAGCACATCGCCCTCCCAGCGCGTGGTCTGCTTGGGGTCGGCCGGGTCGATCTTGACCGTCGACGGCACGGCGAAGGCGACCTTGGGGTCGAACCCGTCTCCCTGGAACGTGATGTGGAAGCCGGCCGGGGCGTCCGTCTTCATGATCGCCCAGTCCTGGAACAGCACGCTGATGACGCGCTTCTCACCCGCGGCGATCGGCTTGAAGCTCGGCAGGGGCTCGAGCACGAGGTAGTCGCCGCTCCCGGCCGCGTCTCCCTTCGAGAGCTTGAGGCCTTGCGCCGTGAGGTTCTGGATGCCGGTGTCGTCGCCTTCGCCCTCGTTCAGCGGACGCCGGATGATGCTGAAGTAGAGCTTCCAACCGCTGCTGCCCAGCTCGCGAGGACCCCGGTTCTCCAGGGTGAACTCGGAGCGGAAGAACTTCCAGCTGCCCACCGAGTTGTCGATGGGCTGCCATTGAACCGTGAGCTCGGCCGGGAGCTGCGGGGTGGAATCGCCGGTGTCGGGGTTCTTGTCACCCGGCTCCTGACAGCCCGAGGCCAGCACCGCCATGACAGGAAGAGAGATGAGGAATCGCTTCATGATGTCCTTCTGTTTCTTCTGTGTGGGATATCCGAAACGGTTGCTGGGAATGGCTCAGATCCACCACTCGACGCGAGCGCCGAGGAAGTGGCCGATGGAGCTGGAGCCGACGGTCTGGAGGTAGGGCGAGTGGAGCTTGTCCACCGCCTGCTGGTTGTAGAAGGCGATGGTGTAGAACAGGCGCAGGTGCGGCCGGGCGAAGGGGCTGCTCTGCCCGTTGGGCACGAGGGTCGGCACGAGCGACAGCTTGGTGGCGGTGTTGAGCGGGTCGCTGCCATCGCGCACGCCCTGGAAGCTGGCCTCGTTCATGAGGTGGAAGTTCTTGTGCAGGTACACGGTGCTCTGGGCGCCCACGGAGAAGTCCATGAACTTGTCCGTCGCCGCGCCGCTCGCGCCCTGGCCGTAGTGGAGGATGCCGTACCCGTTGAGGCTCAGGAGGGGATTGACGTTGTAGAGGATGTGCTCCACCACCTCGAGGCTGCGCGCGTTGCCGTACTTGCCGTTGGCGGCCGGGGCGCCGAAGGTCACCCAGGACTGGGAGCCAGCCGAGCCGCCGTTGGCGATGCGGCTGCCGTAGCGCACCGAGAGCTCGTTGAAGCTGTCGTTGCCGAGGTTCAGGTAGCCCTTGATGCCCGCCACCCAGCCGAGGTCGGAGGGCAGCACGGTGGAGTCCGACGGGAGCCGCGCCTTCGTCTCCGGCAGCGCGTGCAGCTCGCCGAGCACCTGGGCGTAGTGACCGGACGTGAACTGGTGCTTGTACTGGCCCACCAGGAGGGTGCGCTGACGACGGATGTCCAGGATGCCGTCACCGTTGGAGTCGAAGTTGTACTGCGAGCCGTTGACGGACGTCTGCAGCAGCACCGCCACGTCCAGCCCGCCGTACTGGACGCCCGCGCCCTGCGAGGAGAGGTTGTTGAAGTAGAAGGTATCCGCCAGGTACACGTTGGTGCCGCGGTAGTAGCGGGCTCCGGCCCAGAACTTCAGGCCCGGGGTGAGGATGTGGCCCGCCTCGAGGTAGGCCTCACCCAGCTCGAAGGTCAGCGTCTGGGCGCCCCGGTTGCTGGTGAGGGCGATGAACAGGCCGTTGTTGGCCCACATCGCCGGGGTGATGACCGCGGTGGCGTAGGGGGAGTCTTTGTTGACCGCCAGCTCCTCCGCGGTGGGCTTGAGAAGGTGGACCCTGATGGTGGGCTCCAGATAGTCGCCCTCCTCGAGGCGGCCACCCAGGGAGTTGCCCGTGAGGTTCAACGACTTGCCCTGGATGTAATCACCGGAGGAGGGGGCCCAGGCCACGCCAACGCGGCCGTACATCGAGAAGCTCAGCCGATCCGACAGCGAGTCCGCGCTGGCCGTGCCAGCGGACAGGAGAGTCAGGGCGGTCGCCAGCGAGCGCATGGAACAGCGAGGACGGGAGAGAGAGGCGAAACGGGGAGACTTCATGTTCGAACCTCGGTCGTCTGCGGGGGGTTGGGGGTTGTTGAAGACAACACCAGTCCATTCCTGGCGGGGATGGGTTTCCCCATCCCCCAGGCTGGTGCACGACTGGAAGGCTTTGGATGGGGTCAGGCCACCATCAGTGAGCGGATCTCGTCGGCCACCCGTTCGGCGGTGGGCCCGATGATGACTTGCACGGCTCCAGCGGCCGGCTTGACCACGCCGCGCGTCCCGAGCCCCTTGAGCGCCACCTCGTCCACGAGCTTGTCGTCGACGACGATCAACCGCAGGCGCGTGGTGCAGGTGCCGATCTCACGCACGTTGGCGGAACCGCCGAGGGCCGCGAGCATGGCGCGCGCCAGCGACTTGTCGTCCCTGGCGGCCGGGGCCGAGGTGGAGCCCTGCAGTGCCTCCCGGACCTCGCCCGCCACCTGGTCGGCGAGCGGCCCGATGATGACCTGCACGCTGCCCGCCGCCGGGCGGATGACGCCGCGCGCACCGAGCGCCTTGAGCGCCGCCTCGTCGACGCGGTTGTTGTCGGCGACGGTGAGCCGCAGGCGCGTGGTGCAGGCGTCGACGGCCTGGACGTTGGCGTTGCCGCCGAGCGCCTTCAGGTAGGCGGCACCCCGGGCCAGCGCGGGGGCGGAGATGCCACTGCCGCTGGAGGCCACGTCGGCGGAGGCCGCCGTCTCGTCCTCCCGGCCGATCGTCTTCAGGTTGAAGCGGGCGATGCAGTAGCGGAACACGCCGTAGTAGACGCCGCCGTAGACCGCGCCCACGGGCAGCAGCAGGATGGGGTGGGTCGCCTTGCCGTAGTTCAGCACGTAGTCGAACAGGCCGGCCGAGAACCCGAAGCCGAGCTTCACGTTCAGCGCGTCCATGATGACGAGCGACAGACCGGTCAGCACCGCGTGCAGCAGGTAGAGCGGCGGCGCCAGGAACATGAAGGCGAACTCGATGGGCTCGGTGACGCCCGTCAGGAAGGACGTCAGCGCCATGGACAGCAGCACGCCGCCCACCTTGGCGCGGTTCTGCTTGGGCGCCGCGTGGTACATGGCGAGGCAGGCCGCCGGCAGACCGAACATCATCACCGGGAAGAAGCCCGCCATCATCGCGCCGGCCGTCGGGTCTCCGGCGAAGAAGCGCTTCAGGTCACCCGTCACGCCGTTGAAGTCACCCAGCAGGAACCAGGCGATGTTGTTGATGATGTGGTGCAGGCCCGTGACGATCAGCAGGCGGTTGAAGAGGCCGTACATGAACAGGCCGAACTTGCCGGCGGCGAACACCGAGCGGCTGACG
This is a stretch of genomic DNA from Archangium violaceum. It encodes these proteins:
- a CDS encoding carbohydrate porin, which gives rise to MRSLATALTLLSAGTASADSLSDRLSFSMYGRVGVAWAPSSGDYIQGKSLNLTGNSLGGRLEEGDYLEPTIRVHLLKPTAEELAVNKDSPYATAVITPAMWANNGLFIALTSNRGAQTLTFELGEAYLEAGHILTPGLKFWAGARYYRGTNVYLADTFYFNNLSSQGAGVQYGGLDVAVLLQTSVNGSQYNFDSNGDGILDIRRQRTLLVGQYKHQFTSGHYAQVLGELHALPETKARLPSDSTVLPSDLGWVAGIKGYLNLGNDSFNELSVRYGSRIANGGSAGSQSWVTFGAPAANGKYGNARSLEVVEHILYNVNPLLSLNGYGILHYGQGASGAATDKFMDFSVGAQSTVYLHKNFHLMNEASFQGVRDGSDPLNTATKLSLVPTLVPNGQSSPFARPHLRLFYTIAFYNQQAVDKLHSPYLQTVGSSSIGHFLGARVEWWI
- the nagE gene encoding N-acetylglucosamine-specific PTS transporter subunit IIBC; the protein is MLPIAVLPIAGLLLRLGQPDLLNIPFIAAAGDAIFSNLGLLFAVGVAVGFAKENHGAAGLAGAVGFFITIKGVDALVTVPPEVIADLTGAAKDLAVSGYKARLASKISVPVGILSGLIAGTMYNRFKDIKLPEYLAFFGGRRFVPIITGLACLVLALVFGFGFPVIEAGLDGVSRSVFAAGKFGLFMYGLFNRLLIVTGLHHIINNIAWFLLGDFNGVTGDLKRFFAGDPTAGAMMAGFFPVMMFGLPAACLAMYHAAPKQNRAKVGGVLLSMALTSFLTGVTEPIEFAFMFLAPPLYLLHAVLTGLSLVIMDALNVKLGFGFSAGLFDYVLNYGKATHPILLLPVGAVYGGVYYGVFRYCIARFNLKTIGREDETAASADVASSGSGISAPALARGAAYLKALGGNANVQAVDACTTRLRLTVADNNRVDEAALKALGARGVIRPAAGSVQVIIGPLADQVAGEVREALQGSTSAPAARDDKSLARAMLAALGGSANVREIGTCTTRLRLIVVDDKLVDEVALKGLGTRGVVKPAAGAVQVIIGPTAERVADEIRSLMVA